One Vigna unguiculata cultivar IT97K-499-35 chromosome 11, ASM411807v1, whole genome shotgun sequence DNA window includes the following coding sequences:
- the LOC114170569 gene encoding cytosolic sulfotransferase 15-like, whose translation MASTEGLQAYEEDNLLLSLPKQKGWAARHLYLFQHFWYPSTFIEGVIKFQKHFQAKDSDVIVASFPKSGTTWLKALTFAILNRHRFSSSHNHPLLTSNPHELVPFLDFIFHDDNIQDKLSDLSNMTEPRVFGTHVPFPSLSKSIKESNCKIVYICRNPFDIFVSLWIFTNKINPHAMHELKIEETLENYCKGIVGFGPTWEHMLGYWKESIANPNRVLFLKYEELKEDVNFYVKRVAEFLDCPFTEEEESNGVIENIINLCSFEKMKNLEVNKSGTFDRNFEKRHLFRKGEVGDWVNYFSPAMIEKLSKTMEEKLSGSGLSFKTSP comes from the coding sequence ATGGCTTCAACAGAAGGCCTGCAAGCATATGAAGAAGACAACCTCCTTCTGTCCCTTCCCAAACAGAAGGGTTGGGCAGCACGCCATCTCTATCTCTTTCAACACTTTTGGTATCCATCAACTTTTATTGAAGGCgtaatcaaatttcaaaaacacTTTCAGGCTAAAGACAGTGATGTTATTGTTGCCAGTTTTCCAAAATCAGGTACTACTTGGTTGAAAGCCCTAACTTTTGCTATTCTCAACAGACACCGTTTCTCATCTTCTCATAATCATCCATTACTCACTTCCAATCCTCATGAACTTGTTCCTTTCCTTGATTTCATCTTTCATGATGATAACATCCAAGACAAGCTTTCTGACCTCTCCAATATGACTGAACCAAGAGTTTTCGGTACTCACGTTCCATTTCCTTCCCTCTCCAAATCAATTAAGGAATCCAATTGTAAGATAGTTTATATCTGCAGAAATCCATTTGACATTTTTGTTTCACTTTGGATCTTCACCAATAAAATTAACCCACACGCTATGCATGAACTAAAAATCGAGGAAACTCTTGAAAACTACTGCAAGGGAATAGTCGGGTTTGGTCCGACTTGGGAGCATATGTTAGGTTACTGGAAAGAGAGCATAGCAAACCCTAACAGGGTTCTGTTCTTGAAGTATGAAGAACTCAAAGAAGATGTCAATTTTTACGTTAAAAGAGTTGCAGAATTCTTGGATTGTCCCTTCACAGAAGAAGAGGAAAGTAATGGAGTGATTGAAAACATAATCAACTTATGCAGTTTCGAGAAAATGAAGAATCTAGAAGTGAATAAATCTGGAACATTTGACAGGAACTTTGAGAAGAGACACTTATTTCGGAAGGGTGAAGTAGGAGATTGGGTAAACTACTTTTCCCCAGCTATGATAGAAAAATTATCGAAGACGATGGAAGAAAAATTAAGTGGGTCTGGTCTTTCCTTTAAAACATCTCCTTAA
- the LOC114169029 gene encoding cytosolic sulfotransferase 15-like yields the protein MASSSEGLQAYEEEKLLSLPKERGWGSRHLYLHQHFWCPSTHFQGVINFQNHFQAKDSDVIVASFPKSGTTWLKALTFSILNRHRFSSSHNHPLLTSNPHELVPFLDFLFHGDNIHDKLSHLSNMTEPRVFGTHVPFPSLPKSIKESSCKIVYICRNPFDTFVSSWTFFNKIKSDSLNDVTIEEALENYCKGIIGFGPTWEHMLGYWKESIAKPNKVLFLKYEELKENVSFYVKRVAEFLDCPFTKEEESNGVIENIIKLCSFEKMKNLEVNKCGIVGRNIEKKYLFRKGEIGDWVNYFSPAMIEKLSKTMEEKLSGSGLSFKTCS from the coding sequence ATGGCTTCTTCATCAGAAGGGCTTCAAGCATACGAGGAAGAGAAGCTTCTGTCCCTTCCAAAAGAGAGGGGTTGGGGTTCACGCCATCTCTATCTTCATCAACACTTTTGGTGTCCATCAACTCATTTTCAAGGTgtaatcaattttcaaaatcacTTTCAGGCAAAAGACAGTGATGTTATTGTTGCCAGTTTTCCCAAATCAGGTACTACTTGGTTGAAAGCCCTTACTTTTTCTATTCTCAACAGACACCGTTTCTCATCTTCTCATAATCATCCATTACTCACTTCCAATCCTCATGAACTTGTTCCTTTCCTTGACTTCCTCTTTCATGGTGATAACATCCATGACAAGCTTTCTCACCTCTCCAATATGACTGAACCAAGAGTTTTTGGTACTCACGTTCCATTCCCTTCCCTCCCCAAATCAATTAAGGAATCCAGCTGTAAGATAGTTTATATCTGCAGAAATCCATTTGACACTTTTGTTTCATCTTGGACCTTcttcaataaaataaagtcaGATTCTCTGAATGATGTAACGATAGAGGAAGCTTTAGAAAATTACTGCAAGGGAATAATTGGGTTTGGTCCGACTTGGGAGCATATGTTAGGTTACTGGAAAGAGAGCATAGCAAAACCTAACAAGGTTCTGTTTTTGAAGTATGAAGAACTCAAAGAAAATGTCAGTTTTTACGTTAAAAGAGTTGCAGAATTCTTGGACTGTCCTTTCACAAAAGAAGAGGAAAGTAACGGAGTGATCGAAAACATAATAAAGTTATGCAGTTTCGAGAAAATGAAGAATCTAGAAGTGAATAAATGTGGAATAGTTGGGAGGAACATTGAGAAAAAGTACCTATTTCGGAAGGGTGAAATAGGGGATTGGGTAAACTACTTTTCCCCAGCTATGATAGAAAAATTATCGAAAACAATGGAAGAAAAATTAAGTGGATCTGGTCTTTCCTTTAAAACGTGTTCATAA